The proteins below come from a single Peromyscus leucopus breed LL Stock chromosome 13, UCI_PerLeu_2.1, whole genome shotgun sequence genomic window:
- the LOC114704077 gene encoding lethal(3)malignant brain tumor-like protein 4, whose amino-acid sequence MTSMSAHPFRDLPLGWEQHCKLLPGVADIQASQVARWTVDEVAEFVQSLLGCEEHAKCFKKEQIDGKAFLLLTQADIVKVMKIKLGPALKIYNSILMFRNSQDVTEDDVASGPEARR is encoded by the exons ATGACATCCATGTCGGCTCACCCTTTCCGAGACCTCCCCCTGGGCTGGGAGCAGCACTGCAAGCTGCTTCCAGGTGTGGCTGATATCCAAGCCAGCCAAGTGGCCAGGTGGACAGTGGATGAG GTGGCTGAGTTTGTACAGTCTCTTCTGGGCTGTGAAGAACATGCCAAGTGCTTCAAGAAAGAG CAGAtagatggcaaagccttcctgcTTCTGACCCAGGCAGACATCGTTAAAGTGATGAAGATCAAGCTGGGCCCAGCACTGAAGATTTATAATTCTATCCTGATGTTCAGGAACTCCCAGGATGTCACTGAAGATGATGTTGCCTCGGGCCCAGAAGCCAGGAGATAA